The Elusimicrobiota bacterium genome includes a region encoding these proteins:
- a CDS encoding glycosidase: GGKDRFDMWFSDSPDLKYWGNSHLVAAVEQFPFANDKIGPGAPPIKTKKGWLAVIHTVDRDDTRGKHGWEPKWVKRYCAGLVLLDLNEPWKMIGYSREPLIAPEAEYEVSGGLRNNVIFPGGMVLEDNGEVKIYYGSADTVECLATAHVDDLLLLCKPL; the protein is encoded by the coding sequence GGGGGGAAAGATAGGTTTGATATGTGGTTCTCCGATTCGCCGGACCTAAAGTACTGGGGGAACAGCCATCTCGTAGCCGCGGTAGAACAGTTCCCGTTTGCTAACGACAAAATCGGTCCCGGCGCACCGCCAATTAAAACAAAAAAAGGATGGCTCGCAGTGATACATACAGTTGATCGTGACGATACGCGGGGAAAGCACGGGTGGGAGCCTAAATGGGTGAAACGCTACTGTGCAGGGCTTGTGTTGCTTGACCTCAACGAACCGTGGAAGATGATTGGGTACTCGCGGGAACCGTTAATTGCGCCGGAAGCGGAATACGAAGTATCCGGCGGGTTGCGTAATAACGTCATTTTTCCAGGAGGTATGGTGCTAGAAGATAACGGTGAAGTAAAAATTTATTATGGGTCAGCGGATACTGTTGAATGCCTCGCAACTGCGCATGTGGATGACCTGTTGTTGTTGTGTAAACCGTTATAA